From a region of the Panicum virgatum strain AP13 chromosome 2K, P.virgatum_v5, whole genome shotgun sequence genome:
- the LOC120683388 gene encoding uncharacterized protein LOC120683388 has product MTAEGTACNGAGEAPKAEFPQGKAAPVPPEEKAAADRVGEGEDVGGPFVIVNGGDSDGHSDRGSDLGRALDEDSPSEEEDVPASNAAPDAAAGGDHGASGGEVSAPGAVLVASSADGADRAADGAEGDSDEGRGEPSSDFVTQVPRQEVAGEEHGGAAASASSASDPAATGADSEAPAMDSEVEGKEETVDESAATDSAESVMHEVASKEQDGEDAAAESCGHDDALTSSKSGSAVVESEVNGEDSKEEQSPADAAEPVVQGTGGPIALVENEHLCADMRADSFPAAIESESQEDAAVESLGHDGAPLPAESSSAAMESGANGEDSKEEQSAADVVEPVDEGIDDACALMANGHVCADMRSDSFEASTEPESHANESKPEQNATEIAESAEGNAVREDGTDASQTNGHICVALSSYSCIVASESEDRAIETEGQETNQQEEGAQPAKDEVLEGLLEAADRNCEGSVEELIEEEVNADGHSNAEGGADASRESDVDKQVQGEATCGIFQLEEKQSSNEGVELPMEKVTNEAAPDMCEPEEVTENMSQDTVQGEAKDGVPICTLHSLKPEESDPSVKSSLEHNVHDGTTAESDLRADNVVEVETAAREVEEIEVKDEANLAPFLSQQNCEPSTETVEHEKIEAASAGQSNVIENDVAEVEPKKEHEREVVDAIPLQKASTFHNEQRSIDLVDSDSINHSIMVTELESCDHVHTEESRSREISETAIEKLVSGVSLEHATMVGDEAEMTPETENGSQEESSDAAVDHGEPVQLKGELVVDDAQLGSTTGYDSLVSDTAGSISEKDESSETVGGSKSQENQSEIFNTSTKSDERSATIGNEVPSPINEADETCNGTCPENVNVSIKCSEEVKTKCLEALEPSSTDTAVPAEDKNNDQHAPGGLHGDHAEVIGPQWVYMIKIPRFAGEDIWAKMQAAQARLDQLTQERDAINALKQEQKALCDEYREKLEAARREEREARAAHGVKKNDLNSVRSVIGKMHQAKSIEEIDELIVMKERTMQHETISLNAEKQLLKEINDLKAQRKQLSSNMGSKAELSEAFDQKDHIHERHKALKKDSDVLFTNLKSLEENTRKILKSFEDGKIAFRKLNEEYRAANELRQKAYSEWSELKAEPFKKNQYFFTYRDNRRLAEVYKTSGDIYGLKSHCNDKIERVMKMWNENEDFRKQYVEANKFSTLRRLGTLDGRRLGPNENPPVIPTRRPMNASPLTASSPDMPTLTAVPPPVLAAPSPVPTKEDSFPVLPSPQISKRAKSKASGSSSQNNNAVSTSEAEDIKQTEKEKARLIEEQLELARKAEELARKEEELRKERAAAEKERLRLEQKAKAKEAEERKRRKAEKEKERAEFKARKETEEREKKKAKKDKKKGTTPADSSATGDSNAAAMATTDTDSNASDNPREVEAPEATAPKRLSRPAAAIKQLNRVQPMPAPLRNRSRRKMRQYLLIAAAVLSVLALFVAGNYIPKLKSLHQ; this is encoded by the exons ATGACGGCCGAGGGGACGGCGTGcaacggcgccggcgaggcgcccAAGGCGGAATTCCCGCAGGGGAAGGCGGCGCCCGTGCCGCCGGAGGAGAAGGCGGCCGCGGACCGCGTGGGCGAGGGCGAGGACGTCGGCGGGCCGTTCGTGATCGTGAACGGCGGCGACTCCGACGGCCACTCCGACCGCGGCTCAGATCTGGGCAGGGCGCTCGACGAGGACTCGCCctccgaggaggaggacgtgcCCGCCTCCAATGCGGCTCCGGAcgcggccgcgggcggggaTCACGGCGCCTCCGGCGGGGAAGTGAGCGCTCCGGGTGCAGTGCTGGTTGCTTCGTCGGCTGACGGGGCTGATCGTGCTGCCGACGGGGCTGAGGGTGACTCGGATGAAGGCAGAGGTGAGCCGAGTTCTGATTTTGTTACTCAAGTGCCGCGGCAGGAGGTTGCCGGGGAAGAGCACGGCGGGGCAGCCGCCTCGGCGTCCAGTGCGAGCGACCCTGCCGCCACTGGTGCTGATTCTGAGGCACCTGCTATGGATTCCGAGGTTGAAGGCAAGGAGGAAACAGTGGATGAAAGTGCTGCTACAGATTCCGCTGAATCAGTGATGCACGAGGTAGCTAGCAAAGAGCAGGATGGAGAGGATGCTGCTGCAGAGTCCTGTGGGCACGATGATGCACTAACATCTTCCAAATCCGGTTCTGCTGTTGTGGAATCCGAGGTTAATGGAGAGGATAGCAAAGAAGAACAGAGTCCTGCTGATGCTGCGGAGCCAGTAGTGCAGGGTACAGGTGGACCAATTGCTTTGGTGGAAAATGAGCATCTTTGTGCTGACATGAGGGCTGATTCGTTTCCAGCAGCAATTGAGTCTGAGAGTCAAGAGGATGCTGCTGTGGAATCTCTTGGGCATGATGGAGCCCCACTGCCTGCCGAGTCCAGTTCCGCTGCCATGGAGTCGGGGGCTAATGGGGAGGATAGCAAAGAAGAACAGAGCGCTGCTGATGTTGTCGAGCCGGTGGATGAGGGTATAGATGATGCATGTGCTTTGATGGCTAATGGGCATGTTTGTGCCGACATGAGGTCTGATTCATTTGAAGCTTCAACTGAGCCTGAGAGTCATGCTAATGAGAGCAAACCAGAACAGAATGCCACTGAAATTGCAGAATCAGCAGAGGGGAATGCTGTCCGTGAGGATGGCACAGACGCATCGCAGACCAATGGTCATATTTGTGTTGCATTAAGTTCCTACTCTTGTATAGTTGCTTCTGAGTCCGAGGATCGTGCCATTGAGACGGAAGGGCAAGAAACTAATCAGCAAGAGGAGGGAGCTCAACCAGCTAAGGATGAAGTATTGGAAGGATTGCTAGAAGCAGCTGACAGAAACTGTGAAGGTAGTGTCGAGGAACTCATAGAAGAGGAAGTCAATGCAGATGGACACAGCAATGCAGAAGGTGGTGCTGATGCGTCTAGGGAGTCGGACGTGGACAAGCAGGTACAAGGTGAAGCCACATGTGGTATTTTTCAATTAGAGGAGAAACAATCCTCAAATGAGGGAGTGGAGCTTCCTATGGAGAAAGTGACAAATGAAGCTGCCCCCGATATGTGTGAGCCGGAGGAAGTAACTGAGAATATGAGCCAAGACACCGTGCAGGGTGAGGCCAAGGATGGGGTTCCCATTTGCACACTTCATTCTTTGAAACCAGAAGAATCAGATCCTTCTGTTAAATCAAGCCTGGAACATAATGTCCATGATGGAACCACAGCAGAGTCAGATTTGAGAGCTGACAATGTGGTGGAAGTGGAAACTGCAGCTCGTGAAGTTGAGGAAATTGAGGTCAAAGATGAGGCAAATCTAGCTCCTTTCTTATCTCAGCAGAATTGTGAACCTTCAACAGAAACTGTAGAGCATGAGAAGATTGAAGCAGCAAGTGCTGGGCAGTCTAATGTAATTGAGAATGATGTAGCAGAAGTAGAACCAAAGAAAGAGCATGAGAGGGAGGTTGTTGATGCTATTCCATTGCAGAAAGCCTCAACTTTCCACAATGAGCAGAGGTCCATTGATTTGGTTGACAGTGATAGCATCAATCATTCTATAATGGTTACTGAGCTAGAATCTTGTGACCACGTACACACTGAAGAGAGCAGATCCAGAGAAATATCAGAGACCGCTATTGAGAAACTTGTATCTGGTGTTTCTTTGGAACATGCAACTATGGTGGGCGATGAAGCTGAAATGACTCCCGAAACAGAAAATGGATCTCAAGAAGAATCTAGTGATGCTGCTGTTGATCATGGTGAACCTGTCCAATTGAAAGGTGAACTTGTGGTTGATGATGCTCAACTTGGTTCAACTACAGGGTATGATTCTCTTGTGTCTGATACAGCTGGAAGTATTTCCGAAAAGGACGAATCAAGTGAGACTGTCGGAGGTAGCAAATCACAGGAAAACCAGTCAGAAATTTTTAACACATCTACTAAGTCTGATGAGCGTTCTGCCACAATTGGAAATGAAGTCCCCTCACCAATTAACGAGGCAGATGAGACATGCAATGGTACCTGTCCTGAAAATGTAAATGTGTCTATTAAATGTTCTGAAGAGGTCAAAACCAAATGCTTGGAAG CGTTAGAGCCTTCATCCACCGACACGGCTGTTCCAGCAGAAGACAAGAACAACGACCAGCATGCTCCTGGTGGGCTGCATGGAGATCATGCAGAGGTCATTGGGCCACAGTGGGTCTACATGATAAAAATCCCAAGATTTGCGGGTGAAGATATCTGGGCTAAGATGCAGGCTGCACAGGCTCGCTTAGATCAACTTACCCAGGAGAGAGATGCAATTAATGCTCTTAAGCAAGAGCAAAAG GCTCTATGTGATGAATACAGGGAGAAGCTAGAGGCAGCACGGCGAGAAGAGAGGGAAGCTAGGGCTGCACATGGGGTTAAGAAGAATGATTTAAATAGTGTACGCTCAGTGATAGGGAAAATGCACCAAGCAAAGTCCATAGAAGAAATTGATGAGCTG ATTGTGATGAAAGAGAGGACTATGCAACATGAGACCATTTCTTTGAACGCAGAAAAGCAATTACTTAAAGAGATTAATGACCTAAAAGCCCAACGAAAGCAGTTGTCCTCCAATATGGGCTCAAAGGCTGAACTCAGTGAGGCATTCGACCAAAAAGATCATATTCATGAACGACACAAG GCACTAAAAAAGGATTCAGATGTATTATTCACCAACCTGAAATCACTAGAGGAGAACACAAGAAAGATTCTTAAATCCTTTGAAGATGGGAAAATAGCCTTCAGGAAATTAAATGAGGAATACCGAGCTGCTAATGAATTACGTCAAAAGGCCTACAGTGAGTGGTCTGAGCTTAAAGCAGAGCCCTTTAAGAAG AACCAGTACTTTTTCACGTACAGGGATAACCGGAGGTTAGCAGAGGTTTACAAAACTTCTGGTGATATATATGGACTTAAGTCACACTGTAATGACAAG ATCGAGAGAGTTATGAAAATGTGGAATGAAAATGAGGACTTTCGCAAGCAGTATGTTGAAGCAAACAAGTTTAGCACACTAAGGAGATTAGGGACCCTTGATGGACGAAGACTTGGCCCTAATGAAAATCCTCCAGTCATTCCAACCAGGAGACCAATGAATGCATCTCCATTGACTGCCTCAAGCCCGGACATGCCCACTTTAACTGCAGTACCACCACCTGTATTGGCTGCTCCATCTCCAGTCCCTACTAAAGAAGACTCCTTTCCTGTTTTGCCATCCCCTCAGATCAGTAAGCGCGCCAAATCAAAAGCATCTGGTAGCTCTTCTCAGAATAACAATGCTGTTTCGACATCAGAGGCAGAAGATATTAAACAAACTGAAAAGGAAAAGGCTCGTCTAATAGAGGAACAATTGGAGTTAGCTAGGAAGGCAGAGGAGTTGGCCCGTAAGGAGGAGGAATTGAGAAAAGAGAGGGCTGCAGCTGAAAAGGAGCGGCTCCGGTTGGAGCAGAAGGCCAAGGCTAAGGAGGCCGAGGAGCGAAAGAGGCGTAAAgcagagaaggagaaggaaagAGCTGAATTCAAAGCACGGAAGGAAActgaggagagggagaag AAGAAAGCAAAGAAAGATAAGAAGAAAGGCACAACGCCAGCAGACTCCAGCGCTACCGGCGACAGCAATGCCGCAGCAATGGCTACAACGGATACTGACAGCAATGCTTCAGACAACCCAAGGGAAGTTGAAGCTCCTGAAGCGACAGCCCCCAAGAGGCTATCTAGACCGGCAGCTGCCATCAAGCAGCTGAACAGGGTGCAGCCCATGCCAGCGCCCCTGCGTAACAGGAGCAGGAGGAAAATGCGGCAGTACCTCCTTATCGCCGCGGCAGTGCTATCGGTTCTCGCGTTGTTCGTGGCTGGCAACTACATTCCCAAGTTGAAGTCGCTTCACCAGTAA
- the LOC120683405 gene encoding diacylglycerol kinase theta-like: protein MVNKEQKKVLLETESASNMSSSSDRCVSTNPSGLSSRLPPSSEGAPETSEGEAAEEAEEEDGEIVHFSHPEHRLARFDFPYLFLCMGCKEYGAGKRFMCQACGFQLHEFCALAPPSLHDHPFHPKHPHLLFFAKPAGGFLRCKCDICGKSVKGFSFRCASCGFDMHPCCAAMARRMELPAAHEHPLELAAQDGAETSLVCQVCRRATAARRSAGPAAGQHHRVYRCLPCGYCLHARCAKDMVNGLYEHGIVPPERRSAIAAAAKVTVNALFGVLGGLIEGIGEGIGEALVENIGRSRRSFR, encoded by the exons ATGGTAAATAAAGAGCAAAAGAAAGTGTTGCTAGAAACGGAGAGCGCAAGCAacatgagcagcagcagcgacaggTGCGTGTCCACGAACCCGAGCGGGCTGAGCAGCAGGCTGCCGCCGTCGTCCGAAGGTGCCCCCGAGACgagcgagggcgaggcggcggaggaggcggaggaggaggacggcgagaTCGTGCACTTCAGCCACCCGGAGCACCGGCTGGCCCGGTTCGACTTCCCCTACCTGTTCCTGTGCATGGGGTGCAAGGAGTACGGCGCCGGGAAGCGGTTCATGTGCCAGGCCTGCGGCTTCCAGCTCCACGAGTTCTGCGcgctggcgccgccgtcgctccacgaccacccgttccaccccaagCACCCGCACCTCCTCTTCTTCGCCAAGCCAGCAG GTGGGTTTCTCCGGTGCAAGTGCGACATCTGCGGCAAGTCGGTGAAGGGCTTCTCGTTCCGGTGCGCGTCGTGCGGGTTCGACATGCACCCGTGCTGCGCGGCGATGGCGCGGCGGATGGAGCTCCCGGCGGCGCACGAGCACCCGCTGGAGCTGGCGGCGCAGGACGGCGCGGAGACGAGCCTCGTGTGCCAGGTGTGcaggcgggcgacggcggcgaggcggtccgcggggccggcggcgggccagCACCACCGCGTGTACCGGTGCCTGCCGTGCGGGTACTGCCTCCACGCCCGGTGCGCCAAGGACATGGTGAACGGGCTGTACGAGCACGGCATCGTGCCGCCGGAGAGGCGGAGCgcgatcgccgccgcggccaaggTCACCGTGAACGCGCTGTTCGGGGTCCTCGGCGGCCTCATCGAGGGGATCGGGGAGGGCATCGGCGAGGCCTTGGTCGAGAACAtcgggaggagcaggaggagcttCAGATGA
- the LOC120696113 gene encoding uncharacterized protein LOC120696113 — protein sequence MGSCVSFSRSPAAASPAAEESAARRQRAVAAAKVVNLDGSMAQFAGPVTAREALLELAPGGGGGPPRFLCSSDELGFDAPARALAAGEALRPGQLYFALPARMQRRPLSADDMAALAVRAATALAVEAGLAAGGLSPQRRPKQGGAAAGDRRRRRQSTARVAPLLVASGKEDDGRSGVDGSWSSDTHGGIARRKTGHRSGGARRRRPGVPKRLSAIAEDEE from the coding sequence ATGGGCTCCTGCGTCTCGttctcgcgctcgccggcggcggcgtcccccgCAGCGGAGGAGTCGGCGGCGAGGCGTCAGcgggcggtggccgccgccaaGGTGGTGAACCTGGACGGCTCCATGGCGCAGTTCGCGGGGCCGGTCACGGCGCGCGAGGCGCTGCTGGAGctggcgccgggcggcggcggcgggccgccgCGCTTCCTCTGCAGCTCGGACGAGCTCGGCTTCGAcgcgcccgcccgcgcgctgGCCGCGGGCGAGGCGCTCCGGCCGGGGCAGCTCTACTTCGCGCTGCCCGCGCGCATGCAGCGCCGGCCTCTGTCCGCCGACGACATGGCCGCGCTCGCCGTCCGGGCCGCCACGGCGCTCGCGGTCGAGgcgggcctcgccgccggaggCTTGTCCCCTCAGCGGCGACCGAAacagggcggggcggcggccggcgacaggcggcggcggcggcagtcgaCGGCGCGAGTGGCTCCGCTTCTCGTTGCCAGCGGCAAGGAGGACGACGGCCGGTCCGGCGTCGACGGTTCTTGGAGCAGCGACACGCACGGCGGAATCGCAAGGCGCAAGACGGGTcacaggagcggcggcgctaggcgcCGTCGTCCCGGCGTGCCGAAGAGGTTAAGCGCCATCGCCGAAGACGAAGAGTGA
- the LOC120696114 gene encoding uncharacterized protein LOC120696114 has translation MGSCVSRSTAVPSEAAAAAAAESSVRALTAKVVGLDGSLAQFAAPVTAHEALLATGGTAPSPPRASFLCCSDELDFDAPARALGARDALQPGQLYFALPAAMLGRPLPAQDMAALAARAAAALGTAPVVVTAAAAGVPSRGRSKAGAASDKRQRRQAAGRRRVAPLVDVVASAHAGGGSSYGDAPMAESGDRTVGKARWGVGHGGAPRRVPRLSAIAEAASETSIDQQY, from the coding sequence ATGGGTTCGTGCGTCTCCCGCTCCACAGCGGTGccgtcggaggcggcggcggcggcggcggcggaatcgTCCGTGCGCGCGCTGACGGCCAAGGTCGTGGGCCTCGACGGCTCCCTGGCGCAGTTTGCGGCGCCCGTCACGGCGCACGAGGCCCTGCTGGCCACCGGCGGCacagcgccgtcgccgccgcgcgctagCTTCCTCTGCTGCTCGGACGAGCTGGACTTCGAcgcgcccgcccgcgcgctgGGCGCGCGCGACGCGCTCCAGCCCGGGCAGCTCTACTTCGCGCTGCCGGCCGCCATGCTCGGGCGGCCGCTGCCCGCGCAGGACatggccgcgctcgccgccaggGCCGCCGCGGCTCTAGGGACGGCGCCCGTcgtcgtcaccgccgccgccgcgggcgtgcCGTCGCGGGGCAGGAGCAAGGCCGGCGCGGCCAGCGACAAGCGGCAGCGACGGCAGGCCGCGGGGCGCCGGCGAGTCGCGCCGCTCGTCGACGTCGTTGCGAGCGCGCACGCGGGCGGCGGATCATCATACGGCGACGCGCCCATGGCGGAGTCCGGCGACCGAACCGTGGGCAAGGCGAGGTGGGGAGTCGGCCACGGAGGTGCCCCTCGCCGTGTGCCGAGATTGAGCGCGATCGCGGAAGCAGCTAGCGAGACATCCATCGATCAGCAGTACTAG